The proteins below are encoded in one region of Lactuca sativa cultivar Salinas chromosome 3, Lsat_Salinas_v11, whole genome shotgun sequence:
- the LOC111896324 gene encoding uncharacterized protein LOC111896324, producing the protein MAQLAQSVSKMENQGKLPPQTEKNPKHNACAISLRSRKEHDGPKMPKEEEEELVIEEPPKKDEKKGKMVEKKKPEEKEAKITPPPFPSRLTSNIKEREDSEIMAIFRKVEVNIPLLDAIKQKRIPPKCKDPGVFTVPCKLGNLYVPRAMLDLGASINVLPYSVYKSIDTGTLTITGVIIQLADRSIVHPKGVLEDVLVQVNELVFPADFNVLDMGDDDHPSSSSILLARSFTKTARTKIDYLTEKCFELTNHDLLELVLSKNFDNNSVKEIAENFKLDEELLEIVEIMEERKKMRYNNSNVKLPISRTKLLPFVLQAPKLELKTLLDHLKYAYLGEEKTLPVIISKKLSIAEEDELVTLLKKYKKAIGWTIVDIKGLSPSLCMHKILMEDSFKPTRKAHRRLNPPMMEVVKKEIMKLLNVVFMDDFTIYGNSFDECLSNLTKILQRCIDTDLVLNYDKCHLMVDKGLILGHIVSQKACFYRRFIKYFSKITVPMCQLLQKDAEFAFTQPCKDAFDRLKDLLTSAPIIQPPNWELLFEIMCDASNIAVGVVLGQKVDRAHHVIYYASKTLDSAQSNYTTTEKELLAIVFSLE; encoded by the exons ATGGCACAACTTGCTCAATCGGTGAGCAAAATGGAGAATCAAGGAAAGCTACCTCCTCAAACTGAAAAGAACCCAAAGCACAATGCTTGTGCAATTAGCTTGAGGAGTAGAAAGGAACATGATGGCCCGAAGAtgcccaaagaagaagaagaggagttgGTGATAGAAGAACCACCAAAGAAGgatgaaaagaaaggaaaaatggtGGAGAAAAAGAAGCCGGAAGAGAAAGAAGCAAAGATCACACCACCACCTTTTCCATCAAGATTGACCAGCAACATAAAAGAGAGAGAAGATAGTGAGATCATGGCAATATTCCGGAAGGTTGAAGTCAACATTCCCCTCTTAGATGCGATCAAACAG AAAAGGATTCCCCCAAAGTGCAAGGATCCGGGTGTTTTCACTGTTCCTTGCAAATTGGGAAACCTTTATGTCCCCCGTGCTATGCTAGATTTAGGAGCTTCAATAAATGTTTTACCATATTCTGTTTATAAATCTATTGACACAGGCACTTTAACAATAACCGGGGTGATCATCCAACTTGCAGATCGTTCTAtagtacacccaaaaggtgtattAGAGGATGTTTTGGTGCAAGTTAATGAGCTTGTCTTTCCTGCAGATTTTAATGTGCTTGATATGGGAGATGATGACCATCCATCCTCGAGTTCCATACTTTTAGCTAGATCATTCACTAAAACCGCAAGaacaaaaattgat TATTTGACTGAAAAGTGTTTTGAGTTGACTAACCATGATTTGTTGGAGTTAGTTTTGAGCAAGAATTTTGATAACAATTCAGTCAAAGAGATTGCAGAAAATTTCAAGTTAGATGAAGAGTTACTGGAAATTGTGGAGATCATGGAAGAAAGGAAGAAAATGAGGTATAATAATAGCAATGTGAAACTGCCCATTTCTAGAACAAAACTTCTTCCTTTTGTTTTGCAGGCACCTAAGCTAGAATTGAAGACTCTTCTAGATCATTTGAAGTATGCATATCTTGGAGAAGAAAAGACTTTGCCTGTCATTATCTCCAAAAAGCTATCCATTGCAGAAGAAGATGAGTTGGTCACTTTGCTGAAAAAGTATAAGAAAGCTATTGGGTGGACAATTGTTGATATAAAAGGATTGAGCCCTTCCTTGTGTATGCATAAGATTCTCATGGAGGACAGCTTCAAACCAACTCGAAAGGCACATAGAAGATTGAATCCACCCATGATGGAGGTGGTAAAGAAAGAAATCATGAAGCTTTTGAATGTAG TTTTCATGGATGATTTCACAATCTATGGAAACTCCTTTGATGAATGTTTAAGCAATCTAACGAAAATTTTGCAAAGGTGCATTGACACAGACCTTGTGCTGAACTATGACAAATGCCATTTAATGGTGGATAAAGGATTGATTTTAGGTCATATTGTGTCCCAAAAAGCTT GTTTCTATCGGCGGTTCATCAAATATTTTTCAAAGATCACAGTGCCGATGTGTCAACTACTCCAAAAAGATGCTGAATTTGCGTTTACTCAGCCATGCAAGGATGCCTTTGATCGTTTGAAGGATTTACTTACTTCCGCTCCAATCATCCAACCACCTAATTGGGAGCTCTTGTTTGAGATTATGTGTGACGCGAGCAACATAGCTGTTGGGGTGGTATTGGGTCAAAAGGTGGATCGAGCACATCATGTCATCTACTATGCATCAAAGACCCTTGATAGTGCACAAAGCAACTACACCACGACAGAAAAAGAGTTGCTTGCTATTGTGTTTTCACTAGAGTAG